From Patescibacteria group bacterium, a single genomic window includes:
- a CDS encoding aminoacyl--tRNA ligase-related protein, which translates to MKYSNLFGKTSKSQPADEGSINAKLLSQGGFISKQMAGVYNYLPLGLRVLNKIQNIIREEMNAVGGNEVLMPVLTSEESYVTTGRNTIDVFFRTEGEGGAKLVLNPTHEEVVTPLVQKYTFSYRDLPVSVYQIQNKFRNEPRAKSGLLRGREFNMKDMYSFHTSTEDLDEYYKKVIEAYFKVYERLGIGNITIKTYASGGMFSKYSHEFQTLSEIGEDTIYFCEKCKVAVNKEIINDQNACPECGNSDLLEKKGIEVGNIFKLGTKYSGAFSFKYTDDKGKEKPVEMGCYGMGPSRIMGTLVEVFNDKDGIIWPESVAPFQYHLVSLGQDKEILEAAEKLYKDLIKNGVEVLYDDREATAGVKLADADLIGIPTRLVVSKKTLAQQSVEIKMRNQKDAEMVKLKDVLKK; encoded by the coding sequence ATGAAATATTCAAATCTTTTCGGGAAAACCAGCAAGAGCCAGCCGGCTGATGAGGGTAGCATAAACGCCAAACTGTTAAGTCAAGGTGGATTTATTTCCAAACAAATGGCCGGAGTTTACAATTATTTGCCACTAGGGCTTCGCGTGCTTAACAAAATTCAAAATATCATCCGCGAGGAAATGAATGCGGTGGGCGGAAATGAGGTCTTGATGCCGGTTTTAACCTCTGAAGAAAGTTATGTCACCACCGGCCGAAATACCATAGATGTTTTTTTCCGTACTGAAGGCGAGGGCGGCGCGAAATTGGTTTTAAACCCAACCCACGAAGAAGTGGTGACGCCCCTGGTGCAAAAATATACTTTTTCCTACCGCGATCTGCCGGTGTCGGTTTATCAGATTCAAAATAAATTCAGAAATGAACCGCGCGCCAAATCCGGACTGCTCCGCGGCCGCGAATTCAACATGAAAGACATGTATTCTTTCCATACCTCAACCGAGGACTTGGATGAATATTACAAAAAAGTGATAGAGGCATATTTTAAGGTCTATGAAAGATTGGGAATAGGTAATATCACCATTAAGACCTACGCTTCCGGCGGAATGTTTTCCAAATATTCTCATGAATTTCAAACCTTATCTGAAATCGGCGAGGACACTATTTATTTTTGTGAGAAATGCAAAGTGGCGGTAAATAAAGAAATTATAAATGACCAAAATGCCTGTCCGGAATGCGGCAATTCTGATTTGTTGGAGAAAAAAGGCATTGAAGTGGGAAATATTTTTAAGTTGGGCACAAAATATTCCGGCGCCTTTAGTTTTAAGTACACGGATGACAAAGGCAAAGAGAAGCCGGTGGAGATGGGCTGTTACGGAATGGGTCCGTCAAGGATAATGGGCACTTTGGTGGAAGTTTTTAATGATAAAGATGGAATTATCTGGCCGGAATCGGTCGCGCCGTTTCAGTACCATTTGGTTTCATTGGGTCAGGATAAAGAAATTTTAGAAGCGGCTGAAAAATTATATAAAGATCTGATAAAAAACGGCGTGGAAGTGCTTTATGATGATCGCGAAGCCACGGCCGGAGTGAAATTGGCTGACGCGGATTTGATTGGTATTCCAACCCGATTGGTTGTCTCTAAAAAAACTTTAGCACAGCAATCAGTGGAGATTAAAATGCGCAACCAAAAAGACGCTGAAATGGTTAAGCTCAAAGATGTTTTGAAGAAATAA